The window CGCTGACCCTGTGGTCGGTCACGACAGGTCCCTTGCCGATACCCGCCGCACAGTCACCATGGGCTGCGAAATCACAGTGCGCGATCTCGTAGGAGAACTTGTCGTTCTCGGGCCTGAAGAAGACCTGAACCCACTTGATGTGATGATCCGTCGTGTTCGGATGATCGACCTCCCTCCCGATCGTCACGTTGATGACAAACGGCCGACCGGCGGCCACCGTGTCGGGGCAGTCGATCACCGGGATATGTCTTTCTCTCCTGCCCTCTTCGATCTGGAACAGCGGACCCAATTTGCTTATGGATCCCACGTCCCCCGAAAAACTCACCATCTTGCCACGCACCTGTGGTAACCTCCATTCCGCGGTTATCCGCGGCCTTTCGACCCTCTTCTCAACGCTGGAAATAGGAAAGAGATCACCGCAGCCGTCGACTGCGCAAGCACATGAGCAAGGTGCGCTGTGAGCGATGCGGATACGTTGCGTACCCGTGACAGGCACGCAGGAGCGTCGTGCAACCCTGAATTCAGAAAGGCCCCCTTATGGTTATCACGATGTCCGTCAAGACCCCGGTCCATAGCGGCCGGACTCGACCCGGATCCGGAACCGCGGGGAAGCTCCCCGGTCAAACAGGAACCGGAGCCTTCCCGCGATCCACTCAAGATCCTGGTCTTTCAGTTCTGCTGAGGAGTCAAGACTGTCAGCCGGTAGCCCCCTTCACTTCAATACATCTATTCAAGAGAGTCAACATGCCCGCCTGTCCGCATGCTCACTCCCTGACAGACCGCAATGATATCCAACGATCCCCCATAGGTATATCAAGAAACATGCCACGATGTCACAGCGGGGGAACAGTCGTGCGTTCGCCTTATATTTCAAGAAGTAAC of the Syntrophorhabdus sp. genome contains:
- a CDS encoding Neelaredoxin, whose amino-acid sequence is MRGKMVSFSGDVGSISKLGPLFQIEEGRRERHIPVIDCPDTVAAGRPFVINVTIGREVDHPNTTDHHIKWVQVFFRPENDKFSYEIAHCDFAAHGDCAAGIGKGPVVTDHRVSVVVSVNGRGRIYALSLCSIHGLWENGKDLQVR